Proteins encoded within one genomic window of Brassica rapa cultivar Chiifu-401-42 chromosome A09, CAAS_Brap_v3.01, whole genome shotgun sequence:
- the LOC103840198 gene encoding cinnamoyl-CoA reductase 1, which yields MSSEEEKTVCVTGASGYIASWIVKLLLLRGYTVKASVRDPNDPRKTEHLLALEGAEERLQLFKANLLEEGSFDSAIDGCQGVFHTASPFYHDVKDPQAELLDPAVKGTINVLSTCLKTPSVKRVVLTSSIAAVAFNGMPRTPDTIVDESWFADPEYCRAAKLWYVLSKTLAENAAWKFAKENDMQLVSINAAMVIGPLLQPTLNTSAAAVLSLIKGAQTFPNATFGWVNVKDVANAHIQAFENPDANGRYCLVERVAHYSEVVNILHDLYPDFQLPEKCADEKIFIPTYKVSKEKAESLGVEFVPLEVSIKETVESLQDKGFIRF from the exons ATGAGCAGCGAGGAAGAGAAGACGGTGTGTGTGACAGGAGCTTCAGGTTACATCGCTTCATGGATCGTCAAGCTTCTCCTTCTTCGTGGCTACACCGTTAAAGCCTCTGTTCGTGATCCAA ATGATCCAAGGAAAACAGAGCATCTGCTTGCATTAGAAGGTGCAGAGGAAAGACTTCAATTGTTCAAAGCAAACTTGTTAGAAGAAGGCTCTTTCGATTCAGCCATTGATGGCTGCCAAGGTGTTTTCCACACCGCCTCACCATTCTATCACGACGTCAAAGATCCTCAG GCTGAGTTACTAGATCCAGCGGTGAAAGGAACAATCAATGTTCTAAGCACTTGCTTGAAGACTCCTTCTGTTAAGAGAGTCGTCTTAACCTCATCAATAGCAGCTGTTGCTTTCAATGGCATGCCTCGAACACCCGATACCATAGTTGATGAGTCATGGTTCGCTGATCCTGAATATTGCAGAGCTGCCaag CTATGGTATGTACTGTCCAAGACATTAGCTGAAAACGCAGCGTGGAAGTTCGCGAAAGAGAACGATATGCAGTTGGTTTCGATAAACGCAGCAATGGTGATTGGTCCTCTTTTACAGCCAACACTCAACACTAGTGCTGCTGCAGTATTGAGCTTGATCAAAG GAGCACAGACGTTTCCTAATGCGACATTTGGGTGGGTTAACGTTAAAGATGTAGCAAACGCTCATATTCAAGCGTTTGAGAATCCAGATGCTAATGGAAGATACTGTTTAGTGGAGAGAGTTGCTCATTACTCTGAAGTTGTTAACATTTTACATGATCTTTACCCTGATTTTCAACTCCCTGAGAA gtGTGCAGATGAAAAGATATTTATTCCAACCTACAAAGTGTCTAAAGAGAAAGCAGAGTCTCTTGGGGTTGAGTTTGTGCCATTGGAGGTTAGCATAAAGGAGACTGTTGAGAGTTTGCAAGACAAAGGGTTTATCAGATTCTGA
- the LOC103840203 gene encoding DEAD-box ATP-dependent RNA helicase 5 has protein sequence MAGKKQELPVSGEPLAAVESPMTDTIEKKKKKKSKKNNHAEVEVPQEVVTNGEELSSKEKKKKRKREEKEKEKEKEEKKKKKEEESEEVPEKKAEPEASNGAGESEQKVVVTGKGAEEAKYAALTSFAESKLPENVLDCCKTFLKPSPIQSHSWPFLLDGRDLIGIAKTGSGKTLAFGIPAIMHMLKKNKSGKGTRNPTCLVLSPTRELAVQISDVLSEAGEPCGLKSICVYGGSSKRPQINAIRSGVDIVIGTPGRLRDLIESNELRLSDVSFVVLDEADRMLDMGFEEPVRFILSKTNKVRQMVMFSATWPIDVHKLAQEFMDPNPVKIVIGSEDLAANHDVMQIVEVLDDRARDQRLIALLEKYHKSQKNRVLVFALYKVEADRLERFLQQRGWKAVSIHGNKAQSERTRSLALFKEGSCPLLVATDVAARGLDIPDVEVVINYSFPLTTEDYVHRIGRTGRAGKKGVAHTFFTQQNKGLAGELVNVLREAGQVVPTDLTKFGTHVKKKESKLYGAHFKEIAADAPKATKITFADSDDED, from the exons atgGCTGGAAAAAAGCAAGAGCTTCCCGTTTCCGGCGAACCCTTAGCCGCCGTCGAGAGTCCGATGACAGACAcgatagagaagaagaagaagaagaagagcaagaagaACAATCACGCAGAGGTGGAAGTGCCTCAAGAGGTAGTCACTAATGGCGAGGAGTTGAGTagtaaagagaagaagaagaagcgtaagagagaggagaaagagaaggagaaggagaaagaggagaagaagaagaagaaggaggaagAGAGTGAAGAAGTGCCCGAAAAGAAGGCGGAACCTGAGGCTTCTAACGGAGCAGGAGAGAGTGAGCAGAAGGTTGTTGTGACGGGGAAAGGTGCGGAGGAAGCAAAGTACGCAGCTTTAACATCATTTGCTGAGTCGAAGTTGCCTGAGAACGTTCTTGATTGCTGCAAGACTTTCCTGAAACCTTCTCCGATTCAGTCTCATTCCTGGCCGTTTCTGTTGGATGGCCGTGATCTTATCGGGATTGCCAAGACCGGTTCAG GTAAGACTTTGGCTTTTGGGATTCCTGCGATTATGCACATgttgaagaagaacaagagtgGTAAAGGAACAAGAAACCCGACCTGTCTTGTTCTTTCCCCGACAAGAGAGTTAGCTGTTCAG ATCTCTGATGTTTTGAGTGAAGCTGGAGAACCGTGTGGTTTGAAATCGATTTGTGTGTATGGTGGAAGCTCTAAAAGGCCTCAAATTAACGCCATTCGTTCTGGAGTT GATATTGTCATTGGCACACCAGGTCGTTTGAGAGACCTGATTGAGTCTAATGAGCTTCGTCTCTCAGATGTTTCCTTTGTG GTATTGGATGAAGCAGATCGAATGCTTGATATGGGTTTTGAGGAACCAGTCCGGTTTATTCTGAGCAAAACGAACAAAG TTCGTCAGATGGTTATGTTCAGTGCAACTTGGCCTATAGATGTTCACAAACTGGCTCAGGAATTCATGGATCCTAACCCGGTCAAG ATAGTCATAGGTTCTGAAGACTTGGCTGCCAACCACGACGTTATGCAAATCGTTGAG GTCTTGGACGATCGTGCTCGTGATCAGCGCCTTATTGCTTTACTAGAAAAATACCATAAATCACAAAA GAACAGGGTTTTGGTATTTGCCTTGTACAAGGTGGAAGCTGACCGTCTCGAGCGTTTCCTTCAGCAAAG AGGCTGGAAGGCTGTATCCATACACGGAAACAAAGCACAGAGCGAACGTACCAGGTCTTTGGCATTGTTCAAGGAAGGATCCTGCCCCTTACTG GTGGCTACTGATGTAGCAGCAAGAGGGCTCGATATCCCTGACGTGGAAGTTGTGATCAACTACAGTTTCCCTTTGACAACAGAGGATTATGTTCACAGAATCGGGAGGACGGGAAGAGCGGGTAAGAAGGGTGTTGCGCACACCTTCTTCACACAACAGAACAAG GGTCTTGCTGGAGAGCTTGTGAATGTTCTCAGGGAAGCTGGACAAGTAGTGCCTACTGATCTTACCAAGTTTGGTACTCATGTAAAGAAAAAG GAATCAAAACTGTATGGAGCTCATTTTAAAGAAATAGCAGCTGATGCTCCAAAGGCTACGAAGATCACATTCGCTGATTCTGACGACGAAGACTAG
- the LOC103840199 gene encoding B3 domain-containing protein At1g32030, with protein sequence MSTRKREENTEGMYYDDHLAAAEKEISSRNFCTLVDAAVLLYEEEAEAEADRILKSGTLSEKEEDIEYGFFNAFPRKRRSPSKKFLRSQSHETLNEASTSSSLFDLNKTPDDSDTEEAPSNPLQCFYVTAHPSSSSTLTEKTNRKRRARQEKRNTGGKSKKVRVPPFSWKGRATPEWLVSLLEAMAATRGELVTEGPWLIFEKKLTSTDVDPAQSRLLLPFNSLIRNDFLTPVELRIVAEHQDGKNGVGAMLVDQHKKKWGLILMRREMLKGAGNGTLNYALICGWNDVVQGNGLKEDDDVSVWYFRWRERLCFALVLPPPPPDMAHSSSSLDLSV encoded by the coding sequence ATGTCGacgagaaagagagaggaaaaCACAGAGGGTATGTATTACGATGATCATCTTGCGGCTGCGGAGAAAGAGATAAGCTCGAGAAATTTCTGTACCTTGGTTGATGCGGCCGTCCTGTTAtatgaagaagaagcagaagcagAAGCAGACCGTATATTAAAATCGGGGACTCTGtctgaaaaagaagaagacatcgAGTATGGATTTTTCAATGCCTTCCCAAGGAAAAGAAGGAGCCCGTCGAAGAAATTTCTCCGGTCACAAAGCCATGAAACCCTTAATGAAGCTTCTACTTCTTCATCACTTTTCGACCTTAACAAGACCCCAGATGATTCTGATACAGAAGAAGCTCCATCGAACCCTCTTCAGTGTTTTTATGTAACTGctcatccttcttcttcttcaaccctAACAGAGAAGACAAACCGCAAGAGACGTGCCCGGCAAGAGAAGCGTAACACTGGTGGTAAATCCAAGAAAGTTAGGGTTCCTCCTTTTTCATGGAAAGGTAGAGCTACTCCGGAGTGGCTGGTCAGTTTACTGGAAGCAATGGCAGCAACGAGAGGAGAGCTTGTAACCGAAGGCCCGTGGCTCATCTTTGAGAAGAAGCTGACCAGTACAGATGTCGACCCGGCACAGAGCCGTCTCTTATTGCCTTTCAACAGCCTAATCCGTAACGACTTCTTGACTCCCGTGGAGTTGAGAATCGTAGCAGAGCATCAAGATGGAAAGAACGGAGTTGGGGCGATGCTAGTGGATCAGCACAAGAAAAAGTGGGGTTTGATTTTGATGAGGAGGGAGATGTTGAAAGGAGCAGGGAATGGAACCTTGAACTATGCTTTGATCTGTGGGTGGAACGATGTCGTTCAGGGTAATGGTTTGAAAGAAGATGACGACGTCAGTGTTTGGTATTTCAGGTGGCGCGAACGTCTCTGCTTTGCCCttgttcttcctcctcctcctcctgacATGGCACACAGTAGCTCATCTCTTGATCTCTCTGTCTGA
- the LOC103840200 gene encoding uncharacterized protein At2g29880, translating to MEESQQEPQERGKGLRDSNGLFSKFTVERRILPTLNQMHGSTKTFQHYSNRMKILKTKYLAAAELLRFSSGFGWDATTKRFTAPDEVWTEYIKAHPNYKKFRDETFEEFDDLKVIFERNLATGRSAIGLGDTTDARTTETAEAEKEQPNNGEEFSFNVQENYESQSSFLGSPSNDTVEKLPLRKRQKTNSLHKADDPSIQKEGVEEATSEINALTTITQKLFNLIEERESRQKQEAEQREAEKKKNNLWEAIKEVSDLEDHVRHDAVKIIHQ from the exons ATGGAAGAATCACAACAAGAACCACAAGAACGTGGAAAAG GTTTACGTGATAGTAATGGTCTATTCAGCAAATTCACAGTGGAGAGAAGAATCCTACCTACTCTCAATCAAATGCATGGGAGCACCAAAACTTTTCAGCACTACTCAAACAGAATGAAGATTCTGAAAACAAAGTATCTAGCTGCTGCTGAACTTCTTCGTTTTAGTTCTGGGTTCGGATGGGATGCAACTACAAAACGGTTTACGGCTCCAGATGAAGTGTGGACTGAATATATAAAG gcACATCCAAACTACAAAAAATTTCGTGATGAGACTTTTGAAGAATTTGATGATCTCAAAGTTATATTTGAAAGGAATTTAGCAACTGGCAGAAGCGCGATTGGATTGGGTGATACAACTGATGCTCGAACAACTGAAACTGCCGAAGCAGAAAAGGAACAACCAAATAATGGTGaagaattttcttttaatgttCAAGAAAATTATGAATCACAATCATCCTTTTTAGGCAGCCCTTCAAATGATACTGTGGAAAAGCTCCCACTACGAAAGAGACAAAAAACTAATTCTCTTCATAAAGCTGATGATCCATCCATTCAAAAAGAAGGTGTAGAAGAAGCTACCTCTGAGATTAACGCTTTGACAACGATCACTCAGAAACTTTTCAATTTAATAGAAGAAAGGGAATCAAGACAAAAGCAAGAAGCTGAACAAAGagaagcagaaaaaaaaaagaataacttATGGGAAGCAATCAAAGAAGTTTCTGATTTGGAGGACCATGTACGTCATGATGCAGTTAAAATAATTCATCAATAA